Within the Micromonospora tarapacensis genome, the region CGTCTTCGTTTTCTGAGAAGACCTTGAAACTGACTTCGCGACCGTCATCAGCCGTGCAGGCCAAGGCACAGCCGACGTTCGGCCAGGATTTGGTGCTGCTCGCCATCAAGCCCGGCCGTCCTGGGCCGGTGAAGACCACGACCGCGCCGATAGCGCGTTCGGCGAGGATCCACCGGCGCATGGTCCGGACAGCGATAAACGGAGCTGTACCCTCGCGGGTCAGCTTGGCGGCTACGACGCAGTCCTGAGAATGGAACTCCACGGCGGCTTCAGCGACGATTTCAATATGATCGTCCGGATCGACCGCAGCCAGCACTCGCGCGCCGACCTCGGGGTTCAACGGTTCGGCACCAGGCGTACGTAGATAGGTCCGGTAAGCCCACGCCGCCCGGGTATCTTCCTTGAGCGGGTCCAAACCACGGCCGGTGGGCACAGCGGCCGGAGTCGATGAGCTGGGAGAATGCTCCGTCACACGCCAGGGCACCGGAAATGTCCTCACCGAATTGCCCCGCCATCCTGTGGAGAGATCCTGGTACCAGGGTCCCGGTTGGTGAGCGTCGGGTCGCCGATCGACACATTCGATGATCCGATGCGGGTCGCCGACCGACCGCTTGCCGGATGGAGCGCTCGCCGCCAACTCGGATCTCTTCAGTCTGCCTATGCGAGCACCGCGTGGCGCAGGGTGATCCGCCACACCGAGAAACGCGTACGCTGGCTGCGTTGAGCACTCGCGGGCCACCCGCCCGCGTCACACCGTGCCGCTGCTGCTCCCGGCCCGCACGGACAGGGCGGTCGGCAGGAGCGACTCGCTGAGCTCCGGGACCGTCAGCACGCTGACCGCGACGCCGGGTTCGACCAGCCAGAACGCCTGGACGCCATCGGTCAGACCGAGGCCGTCACCGTGCGGGAACTCGACCAGCCGCCACTCGACGGGGTCACGCTCGTGATATCCGCAGAGAAAATCCCGTAGGGCGGTCAGGTCGGTCAATCGGTCCCCGCGCAGCACGTGGACCCGCAGGTCCGCACGGTAGCCGTCCGGCACCTGCCGCTCCCAGACCCGGCTGGCGAAGCGTACGTCGTCCCACTCGCTGGCGAAGTCCGACACCTCGTCGCCGACACCGACCGGCACCTGCCCGATGTGGAACCCGTCCAGCAGCCCGCCGTCACACGTCTCGTCGCTCATCCCACCGCCCCCGTCGCACTCTCGATCCGATCCCGACGATCCCGGCTCAGCTGCCCAACGCGCGTACCTTGGCGATGGTCTCCTGGACGTGCTGCCTGGCGGGCTCATTGCCCTGTGCGGCCTGCGCGAGCGCCTGCCGGTACGAGTCGATCATGCTGATCAGCGGCCCGCCGGCGACGCCCTGCAAGGCGCCCGCGACGAGCTGCCGCGCCTCGGCGGCGTCCTGGGCCGCTGCCGCCGTCTTCGCCTTCGCCTCGTCCAGCTTCTGGGCGGCCGCCGCCAGCCTGGCGATCATCTCCGCTGCACTCACACACCCTCCCCCCACGCTCGCCCACCCGACCACAAAGGAGCCTACGAGATCCGCACCCCCACCGCGACCGGCCTGGTCCACTCGCGCCGATCATGCAGTTGTGGCGCCGGAATGCTCCCCAATGTCCCACTTGTCAGGCACCACAACTCCAAGATCGCCACGTCGCTGGGGGTGGGGGGAGCGGCATTGGGGTTAGCGGAGGGTGCGGACGAGTAGGAGGTAGCCGCAGTAGGCCAGCGGGACGGCCAGGAAGCAGAGGAGGAAGCCCAGCACGGGATAGCGTGGCGGGGTGGCGGCGCCCACGGCGGGCCGGCCCCAACGGCCGAGCACCAGCCAACCGCCGATCAGCGAGACGGCGGGCAGGCCGGCGCACATCCAGGCGTAGAGGGTGAAACCGTCGACCACGCCAATCCCGGAGGCGAGCACCATGACCAGCATGAGCACCACGGAAACGGCGGCGAAGCCGAGGTAGACGGCGACCGCCCGGGCCATCGGCGACCAGGTCGGCAACAGTGCCGGCCGCTGGGCGAGCAGCTCGGCCAGCTGCCCGTGCCGGTCGGCCTCGTCGGCCCACCGCCGGGCCAGTTCCAGCTCCGTCGCCGGATCGACCTCGCCGCCGCGCGGCGCCGGCACCCGGCCGCCGTCGAACTCACCGCCACCGGAAGCGCCCGGCCCGACTCCCCCACACCCGTTCGCGGGTACGCCTCGACACCCGGCCACCCCGGCGCGGCGGCTGCGCCGCCGTCCGGCGCCATCCCCGGTTCCGGGCCGGCGCCGGGGTGCGCGGACGGCGGAGACGGCGGACCCGGCGTGGACGGACCGGGCGGCGGAGCAGGCCACGAACCGGGCGGACCCGACACCGGCGGACCCGACACCGGCGGACCCGACACCGGCCGTGGGCCCGCTGGGGCGGCGGCGTCCGGCGCGACGCCGATGGTGCGGCCGAGGTGGTCGAGGCGCTGCCCCTGGGCGACGAGTCGCCGGTCGAGATACTCCACGGCGGCGCCGAGGTCGCGCCGCCGGTCCGCCTCGACGGCGGCACCCTGCTCGCCGGCCCGCTGCTGCACGGCCAGGTGGCGGGCCAGCGCCGCGTACTCCTCGAAGGTGGACACGCCTCACTCCTGCCCGTCGGGAGAATGCGCGTCACGGACGAACGGCACGATCAACCGGACCCGCTGGTCGTGCCGGTCCACCAGCAGCGCCCGGTCCGCCCGGGGCGTGTACGCCAGGTCGTGCACGCCGAGGTGCAGGCCGAGGTCCGCGCCGGGCACGTTGAGGGCGACCAGGCAGGCGACGTCGTCGCGGTTCTGCGTGCCCCCGAGGTCGTCGGCGAGCCGGCGCAGCCCACGCCACCAGCCGAGCAGGTGCACGCCGTGGCCGGGCCCCTGTCGCAGCAGGGTACGCAGGTCGTCGTGGCCGGAGCGGAACGTGCCGGGGTCGTTCTCGCCGAGCAGCCCCGCGGCGGCGTCCATCCCGAACACCACCAGGTAGCTACGGCCCGGCGACCCGGCCGCCGGAGCGTCGTCGCCGGCCGTCGCCGGTGGACCGGCGTCGCTGCCGTCCGGTGCGGCGGCGAGGGCACGGATCCGGTCGCGCAGCGCGACGGCGTCGAGCCGCTCGACCCGGTGCCCGGCGGTGGTCAACGTGGCGGCCGTGTCGTCGGCCGCCGGGTCGGCGGCGGCGACCAGCGCGGCGAGCAGGAACACCACCTCACCGGGCGGGTGCTGCCGGGCCAGGCTCAACGTCGCCGCCCGCAGCACCTCGGCACCGGCCGTGGCGGTCCCGACCACGGCCAGGTGCCGCCCCGGCGCGGTGTCCATGATGAAGAGCGCGGTGGTGCCGTCCACGTCGACCGTCCGGCCCACCAGGGCCAGTGGTCGCCGGCCGCCGGGACGCAATCCGGTGAAGGTCGCGTCGTCCTCGACGCGCGCGGTGTCGTACCCCCGGAAGACCGACGGTGGACGGGCACCCGACGCGCGGGACTGCCACAGGTCGTGGCGCAGCCGGGTCAGCTCGCCGGTGGCGGCGTGCGCGTCGGGGAAACGGATCACGGTGTTCGCCCCGGCGGCACCGGCGGCGGTGTTGACCACGGCCGAGCCGACCGGCAGCGTCGCCGCGGCGTCGTTGAGCTGGTCGAGCACTCCCCCGCCGCCGGGCAGCGCCACCCGGAGCGCGAACTGGCCGAAGACCGCCTCGGCCCGGCCGTAGAGCGCCTCGATCCCCGTCGTGCTCTGGCTAGCCAGCACCAGGTGTACGCCGTACGAGCGGCCCTTGCGGGCCAGTTCCTCCAGCAGGTCCACCGACTCCCGGGCGAGCGGGTCGTTGCCGGCGAGCAGCACGTGGAACTCGTCGATGACCGCGACGATCCGGGGCACCGGGGTGTCGGCCGGCAGGTCGGCCAGTTTGGTGACGCCGTGCCGCTTGAGTGCGGTGGCCCGCCGGTGCAGTTCCCGGCGCAGCTCGCGCAGCACGGCGACGCCGTACTCCCGGTCGCTTTCGATGCCGACGGCGCGGGCGTGCGGCAGCCACGACGGGTCGCGGTCGGTGGGCACGAATTCGGTGAAGCTCACCCCCTCCTTGAAGTCGAGGAGATAGAGCTGCAACTCGGCCGGAGAGTAGCGGGCGGCCAGCCCGTAGAGGACGTCGAGCAGGAATACCGTCTTGCCGGCGCCGGTGCGCCCGCCGACCAGCCAGTGCGGGGTGGCGTCGTCGAAGGCCATGCCGAACGGGTCGCGTCCGGCGCGGCCCACCACCGTATGCAGGCCGGCGCGGGCCGAGGCGGCCCAGCGCCGCCCGGGCAGCAGGTCGGCGAAGTCGACCTGCTCGCCGCGCCGGGCGGCCTCGCCCAGGTGGGTGGCGAGGGCGGCGACCGATGCCGGCGGCGGGTCACCGTCGAGGACCACCGGGGCGGACAGGCCGGTGCCGTCGGCGCTGAACGGCGCACCGGGCGGGTCGCCGACCCGGGCGTACGCTCCGGTCAGCCGCAGCATGGTGGTGGCACCCAGTGGCGGGGCTGGCTCACCCGGCCCGGCCGGCGGCCAGCCGCCGAGCAGCACACAGACCGCGGCGGCCGGTCCGGCGTGGGTGAGGGCGGCGAGGCGGGCGGCCTCACGTGGCGGCGGGACGGACGCGGCCACCAGCAGCAGCAGTTCCTGGTCCGGCCGGTCGGCCTGGCGGGCGGCGCGGGCATGCCGCTCGGCGGCGTCGAGCAGTGCGGCGACCTCCACCTCGGTGGTGGCCGGCGGGTCGACGACACCGGCGTCGAGCAGGGGCGCAGCGGGCCGAAGGTCGCGCCCAGCGCGGCGGTGTCCAGCGCGGCGACCCGGACGCCGCCGGGCGCGGCGGTGGCCAGCAGCCGCAGGACGAGCGCACGCAGCATCCCGGCCACCAC harbors:
- a CDS encoding DUF6244 family protein encodes the protein MSAAEMIARLAAAAQKLDEAKAKTAAAAQDAAEARQLVAGALQGVAGGPLISMIDSYRQALAQAAQGNEPARQHVQETIAKVRALGS